A genomic window from Peromyscus maniculatus bairdii isolate BWxNUB_F1_BW_parent chromosome 1, HU_Pman_BW_mat_3.1, whole genome shotgun sequence includes:
- the Cavin3 gene encoding caveolae-associated protein 3, with protein MGESALESGPVPGAPAGGPVHAVTVVTLLEKLATMLEALRERQGGLAERQGGLAGSVRRIQSGLGALSRSHDTTSNTLAQLLAKAERVGSHADAAQERALRRAAQVQRLEANHGLLVARGKLHVLLFKEETEIPARAFQKAPELLGPEDQSVLGPEQPEDQIEESSDEEPVESRAQRLRRTGLQKVQSLRRALSSRKGPEAAQPTPVKPPRLGPVRSSEGPPDGQPAAQPAALESSLESALEPEPPQATKEDPGRPVLQIESAA; from the exons ATGGGGGAGAGCGCGCTGGAGTCGGGGCCTGTGCCCGGGGCGCCGGCCGGGGGTCCGGTGCACGCCGTCACTGTGGTGACCTTGCTGGAAAAGCTGGCCACCATGCTGGAGGCGCTGCGGGAGCGTCAGGGTGGCCTGGCTGAGAGGCAGGGCGGCCTGGCGGGCTCGGTGCGCCGCATCCAGAGCGGCCTGGGCGCGTTGAGTCGCAGCCACGACACCACCAGCAACACACTGGCGCAGCTGCTGGCCAAGGCGGAGCGCGTGGGCTCTCACGCGGATGCAGCCCAGGAGCGGGCGCTGCGCCGTGCAGCTCAGGTGCAGCGGCTGGAGGCCAACCACGGGCTGCTGGTGGCGCGCGGGAAGCTGCACGTCCTGCTCTTCAAG GAGGAGACTGAAATCCCAGCCCGCGCCTTCCAGAAAGCACCAGAGCTCTTGGGCCCCGAGGACCAGTCCGTGCTGGGCCCAGAGCAACCAGAGGATCAAATTGAAGAGAGTTCAGACGAGGAGCCGGTGGAGTCCCGGGCTCAGCGGCTGCGACGCACAGGCTTGCAGAAGGTACAAAGCCTAAGAAGGGCTCTTTCCAGTCGTAAAGGCCCCGAAGCTGCCCAACCCACACCAGTCAAGCCGCCACGTCTGGGGCCTGTCCGGAGCTCGGAAGGCCCACCAGATGGCCAGCCTGCAGCTCAGCCGGCTGCACTGGAGTCCTCACTGGAGTCTGCCCTGGAGCCAGAACCTCCTCAGGCTACCAAGGAAGATCCTGGGAGGCCCGTGCTTCAAATAGAGAGTGCAGCCTGA